In one Ktedonobacteraceae bacterium genomic region, the following are encoded:
- a CDS encoding ATP-binding protein yields MNVVEHLPAIEERKAPTWRSFLYDTVLAIAGALLITAIIFLLHLYPRIPNISFAYLLVVLALASTRGLYASILTSVTAFLSFDYYLVPPIYTFTIQRVDEWLALFFFLAVSIITAQFATALRKRAEEARRHEREMHILFDLVRVTNREDDLSRELSVVARAFVDVFSPWGVRACSILLPDESGALTVRASANGLAAIKPEERSSDEEATCSWVLSHGQSVKLHETSTSLQKSAYTLRVSATGRAELPDSRYALYLLPLRVGQKAVGVLRLKIEGNPHWLSSESSLDDEKERASSQTAFFWTFLEQASTMIEQASLRQETMQVEVLRRTDALRTALLSSVSHDLRTPLASIKAAASSLQQEDMQWDEEARRSFANTIEREADRLNRLVENLLDMSRIEAGALKPEKEWYSITALIQDVVGRLQPLLQTREIRASLPADLPPVKIDYLYIDQVLTNLLENATRYTPPDSPIDLSTAVKNNFILVSVADRGPGIPAGERERIFDKFYRILGSQRDTRGSGLGLAVSRGLIEAHGGRIWVEAREGGGSVFRFTLPLENIEEGHFHDE; encoded by the coding sequence ATGAACGTAGTTGAGCATTTACCCGCAATCGAAGAAAGAAAAGCCCCGACCTGGAGAAGTTTCCTCTATGATACAGTTCTGGCAATAGCTGGAGCTTTGCTGATTACTGCTATCATCTTCTTGCTTCATCTCTATCCGCGCATTCCCAACATATCGTTTGCCTACCTGCTGGTTGTGCTGGCACTGGCGAGTACACGGGGATTGTATGCCTCAATTCTCACCTCTGTGACAGCATTTCTTTCGTTTGATTACTACCTCGTGCCGCCAATTTACACCTTTACAATACAAAGGGTGGACGAATGGCTGGCCCTGTTTTTCTTCCTGGCGGTTTCCATCATCACGGCGCAATTCGCTACGGCCCTGCGGAAGCGTGCGGAGGAAGCGCGGCGGCACGAACGTGAGATGCACATCCTCTTCGATCTCGTGCGCGTCACCAATCGAGAAGATGATCTTTCCAGGGAACTCAGCGTGGTTGCCCGTGCATTTGTGGATGTGTTTTCGCCGTGGGGGGTGCGTGCATGTTCGATTCTGCTACCGGATGAAAGTGGAGCGCTTACTGTACGCGCATCCGCCAATGGACTTGCAGCGATCAAGCCGGAGGAACGTTCCTCTGATGAGGAAGCAACGTGTTCATGGGTACTCTCTCATGGCCAATCCGTAAAGCTGCACGAGACATCAACTTCTCTACAGAAGTCGGCTTATACGCTGCGAGTTTCTGCAACTGGCAGGGCTGAACTCCCTGATTCACGTTACGCACTCTACCTGCTCCCACTCAGGGTGGGGCAAAAGGCCGTGGGCGTCCTTCGTCTCAAGATCGAGGGGAACCCGCACTGGCTTTCTTCGGAGTCATCTCTAGATGATGAAAAAGAGCGCGCAAGCTCGCAGACAGCTTTCTTCTGGACCTTCCTGGAACAGGCTTCGACGATGATTGAACAGGCGAGTTTGCGCCAGGAAACGATGCAGGTCGAGGTCTTGCGACGCACAGATGCCTTGCGTACTGCCCTGCTTTCCTCTGTTTCGCATGATTTGCGCACTCCGCTAGCCTCGATAAAGGCAGCGGCCAGCAGTCTCCAGCAGGAAGATATGCAGTGGGATGAGGAGGCGCGCCGCAGCTTTGCTAATACTATTGAACGTGAGGCTGATCGTCTCAATCGCCTTGTTGAGAACCTGCTGGATATGTCACGCATTGAAGCAGGTGCGCTCAAGCCTGAGAAAGAGTGGTATTCGATCACCGCTTTGATCCAGGATGTGGTGGGGCGCCTGCAGCCGCTTTTACAGACAAGGGAGATACGAGCCTCTTTGCCTGCTGATTTGCCACCGGTAAAGATAGATTATCTCTACATTGATCAGGTCCTGACAAATCTCCTGGAAAATGCCACGCGCTACACACCACCAGATTCGCCGATTGATCTCAGCACGGCAGTGAAAAATAACTTCATACTTGTCAGCGTCGCTGATCGCGGCCCGGGCATTCCTGCCGGTGAGCGCGAGCGCATATTTGACAAGTTCTACCGCATACTTGGGAGCCAGCGCGATACGAGAGGATCGGGATTAGGTCTTGCTGTCAGTCGTGGGCTTATTGAAGCTCACGGAGGGCGTATCTGGGTAGAGGCGCGTGAGGGGGGCGGCTCTGTGTTTCGTTTCACGCTTCCGCTTGAGAACATAGAAGAGGGACATTTCCATGATGAATGA
- a CDS encoding response regulator transcription factor: MMNEDAHILVVDDDIGIQRALQRSLSAYGYQVSTVSTGEEALEEIARKRPDLVLLDLGLPGMSGLEVCEKIRTGSNLPIIVLSIKNSEQDKVRALDLGADDYVSKPFGINEVLARVRVALRHATQRYSETEQVVKAGSLTIDFTKRKVLVDGRDIKLTPTEYELLAALVQHSGKIMTRHMLLSQVWGNGYEADAHYLHVYVAHLRQKIEPDPAHPCFILTIPGVGYRFNSEF; this comes from the coding sequence ATGATGAATGAAGACGCGCACATTCTGGTAGTCGATGATGATATTGGTATTCAACGCGCTCTACAACGCAGCTTGAGCGCCTATGGCTATCAAGTGAGCACTGTCAGCACCGGTGAGGAGGCGCTGGAGGAAATTGCTCGGAAACGTCCCGACCTTGTTTTACTCGACCTGGGATTGCCCGGCATGAGCGGTCTGGAGGTGTGTGAGAAGATACGCACCGGGTCCAATCTTCCGATCATCGTGCTTTCTATTAAGAACTCGGAACAGGATAAAGTCCGCGCGCTTGATCTTGGTGCCGACGATTACGTCTCCAAACCCTTTGGAATCAACGAGGTTCTCGCTCGCGTTCGTGTGGCGCTGCGCCATGCTACGCAGCGATACTCTGAGACGGAACAGGTTGTGAAAGCAGGTTCTTTGACGATTGACTTTACGAAACGAAAAGTGCTGGTAGATGGACGTGATATCAAGCTTACACCGACCGAATATGAATTGCTGGCCGCCCTGGTGCAGCACAGCGGCAAGATCATGACGCGCCATATGCTGCTCTCTCAAGTGTGGGGGAATGGTTACGAAGCGGACGCGCATTATCTGCACGTTTATGTGGCTCACCTGCGGCAAAAGATCGAACCAGACCCGGCGCATCCATGCTTTATATTGACCATCCCTGGCGTCGGTTACCGCTTCAACTCAGAATTCTAG